The proteins below are encoded in one region of Silene latifolia isolate original U9 population chromosome 2, ASM4854445v1, whole genome shotgun sequence:
- the LOC141641397 gene encoding uncharacterized protein LOC141641397, which yields MGGLGVINSIVWNVAVVGKYTWWVASKTDHLWIKWVNQVYIKQQDWFSYSPTLNTSWTWRQICKVKDKLKLGYQNSKWCTNNGNYTPAEGYKWLMGTHDTVWWHKLAWNRMNVPKHSFIVWLAVQGRLYTKDRLLHLGGNGDTVCYLCGMDAETQNHLFFECPFSQVCLDLVNNWLQCCIPKQNYMEWCRGLPSRCLMKKQVIWAGVAALIYLVWMARNRCKFDSVVSHPEVLVKQMKQQLSVRVRKRICTIKHRGSLRWCESVGLV from the coding sequence ATGGGAGGCCTGGGTGTTATTAATAGCATTGTTTGGAATGTTGCTGTGGTTGGCAAATATACCTGGTGGGTGGCTAGTAAGACAGATCACCTATGGATTAAATGGGTTAACCAAGTATATATTAAACAACAAGACTGGTTCTCTTACTCTCCTACTTTGAATACTAGTTGGACCTGGCGTCAAATATGCAAAGTGAAAGATAAACTGAAACTGGGTTACCAGAACAGTAAGTGGTGCACGAATAATGGGAACTACACTCCTGCTGAAGGTTATAAGTGGTTGATGGGTACTCATGATACTGTTTGGTGGCATAAGTTAGCTTGGAATAGAATGAATGTGCCTAAGCATTCATTTATTGTCTGGTTAGCTGTTCAGGGGAGACTTTATACTAAAGATAGACTGTTGCATTTGGGTGGAAATGGAGATACTGTGTGTTACTTATGTGGGATGGATGCTGAAACTCAGAACCATCTATTCTTTGAATGTCCTTTCAGTCAGGTCTGTTTAGACTTGGTGAATAACTGGTTGCAGTGCTGTATCCCTAAGCAAAATTATATGGAGTGGTGCAGGGGACTGCCATCTCGGTGTTTGATGAAAAAGCAGGTCATTTGGGCTGGTGTGGCCGCTCTTATTTATCTTGTGTGGATGGCCAGGAATAGATGCAAGTTTGATTCTGTTGTTAGTCATCCAGAGGTTCTGGTGAAGCAGATGAAGCAGCAGCTGAGTGTTAGAGTAAGGAAAAGAATTTGTACTATCAAGCATAGGGGATCTCTGAGGTGGTGTGAAAGTGTAGGTCTTGTTTAA